CTTGGTGATTATAAACCCTAGTCTTCATCACCGCTCAGGTGACTTAGAAAATCTATCAACGCCAAGCTCTTAGCATCCTGATCTTCATCACCGCTCAGGTGACTTAGAAAAGTGATGGACTGATAAAATCTTTAAGTGGCTTCTTCATCACCGCTCAGGTGACTTAGAAATATTAACGCAAGAACACTGCGTTGACTTGATTCTTCATCACCGCTCAGGTGACTTAGAAAAGTTAAAGGGCTTTTCGTTAGGTGAGCTAGAGCTTCATCACCGCTCAGGTGACTTAGAAATTGTAAGATAGGCTCATCATCTGCGCTGCTAACTTCATCACCGCTCAGGTGACTTAGAAACATATCAATCACCCATCTAAGTAAGTTGAGCTCTTCATCACCGCTCAGGTGACTTAGAAATTACGAACATCAAGACAGGCAAAGAAATGCGGCTTCATCACCGCTCAGGTGACTTAGAAATGCTGCACCAGGGTCGCCCGAATAAGGCACAACTTCATCACCGCTCAGGTGACTTAGAAACAGCAGCAGCAGGGAAAGGATGGGCGCAAAGACTTCATCACCGCTCAGGTGACTTAGAAAGTCCATATGATATAAATATATCTCCCAAATACTTGGGAAGGTATTAGTAGTTATAGTTGTAGTGAGCTAATAGTAGCAGGGCAAATATATCAAACTAACCATTGTTTAATGACAGAGCACTATCAAAATAGTGTAACATTTGTTTATTAAAATGCTGGAAGATAAAAAGATGAGTTTGTTTCAAACCTTTATCCAGAAAATAGGCATAGTAGTCTTAGTCTTGGGTATAAGTGGTTCAGTATTAGCGGCAGACTTTAAGTCTATTCAAGCATCTGCAGAATCAGGAGATGTCAATGCTCAGCTTGAGCTTGCTGAAAGATATGAAGCGCTAGAAAAGTCAAATCGTAAAGTTGTCAACTTTGAACCTCAAGAATTATATTATGAAGGTAAAGCAGTAGATGAAAATGCTAAAGAAGCTTTGAGCTGGTACCTAAAAGCAGCTAACCAAGGTAACGCTGTCGCCCAAGCGAAGGTTGGCGGTATTTATCATGATGGTAGATATGTCAAACTAGATTATTCCAAAGCATTTGAGTGGTATCAAAAAGCGATCAAAGAGAATGTAGCCGAAGCACAGTTTGGCTTAGGGCTGATATATGCTTACGGTAATGAAGTACCTAAAGATCCAGAAAAATCACAATATTGGCTTACAAAAGCAGCAGAACAAAACTATGTTCCCGCTTTGTTTAATCTTGCATATGAGTATCATGGTCACTACGACGATCATGAAAGTCAAATAAAAGCGCTTGAGCTATTTAAAAAAATGGCTAATGGAGATGACCCAAACGATGAGTATGTTGTTCGTTCTCAGTACGCATTAGGCTCTATGTACTACGATGGTTATGGTACTGAAGAAGATTATCACAAGTCAGCATACTGGTATCAAAAAGCGGCTGAGCACGGACTTACTAGCGCGCAAACAGAGCTTGCTAGGATGTACTCTAGAGGTGAGGGTGTAGATCAAAGTCATGATGAATCTATAAAGTGGTATAAAAAAGCAGCGAATCAAGGGAGTTTGCTGGCGCAGACGGGACTAGCAATGATGTACTACGATGGTGAAGATGTCGCGCAAGATTATACTCAAGCGTTTAAATGGTTAAATAAAATAGTAGAGAGCGGTAAAGATGACTACTCTATTCAATTGATGCTTGCTTCGTTATACCTCAATGGCGATGGAGTCACTCAAAACGATGCTGAAGCGACCAAATGGTATGCTAAAGCTTGTCAAAACGGTAATCGCTACGGCTGTATTCAATATCGAGAATTAACCCAATAATAGAACAAATCCATATGAAAACAGTCACATTCTGTCTACTAGCCAGCCTAGTTTTAAGCGCTCACGCAGCGGAGATAAAAACCAACTCATCGCTCGATGATACCGATCAAGTGGTGAATCAATTTCCGGTAGAGACTGCCTTACTCAATATCTATACTAAAGAAAGCAGTAGAACCTTATCAGCTATGGTGTATGGTCATAAAGAGTCAATTGAAATCAAGGTAACACCAAAAGGAAACCTGACATTTGAAAACATACTTGTTCAAGGTGCCGAGCAACGCTTCACCTATAGGTACGATGATGAGGTCATCGAAGAATCTATCGGCATCAACTACTTCACCCTTAATCCTTTAACTTTTTACGGTTTTGATAAGCCTTCAGGCAAGTATTCATTAGCGACGCAGACAGCGGTCATTCCTAAAATGGCGAGCATTGGTGATTCAAATCAGTTTGTCACTGAACGTATCTACTTAGATAGTAGCAAAAATACACCAGTTGATTTTTACAACTTAACTTGGTCCCTATCACGTGCCAGCGCAAATACTGCATGGCTCTGTATAGATATTGATATCTATGAAAATTCGTCCGAATGCTATCAGATCGATGGCAGTGGCAATATATTGCAGAGCAAAAAACGTTTGCAGTATTGGGCAGAAAATAGCTTTGAGATCATAAACTATATGAGTGAATAATGGTGTCAAAACCACCTTCAGTACAAACCACCTGTCTTTGCCACCAAATTTATATGATTTAGACACACAGGCATTCGCGTTTATGATCAACATTTCTTTCATGTCGATAATTAATCGAGTGTGTCATGCATGTGTTCATTGAACAAAAAATAGCTTGAGCTATATGAATTAATAATGAAAATTATTATAAATTTTAAGAAGTGATTTGAAATAATCATCAAACCTTATTTTGACATCTTAGAATTACAGGTCAATCTGTATCAAGCATCTAAGCCTTACTCTTCTATTAATGGAACATTTTCGCTCTACTTTCCACTCCCAAGCTATCACCCTAAACTGCTTTTCTAGTGATCTTATCCATTCATGCACCTACAAACTCTAGCTACACTCCTAAACTACCTCAGATAAGATCACCATAGATTGTCTATAAAAGCTCAAAAGCATAGCAAGACGTCACCTGCTGTCGTGTATTTCATGATTTTTCCTCAAAGCCTCACAAATTGGCTTTCAATTGTTTGCTAATCCTCGTAAATTATTAGTAGAGGTCAATACACAGGATATAACGACCAAACCATCAACTCGATATCTCAGTGAGAAAGATATGAAATCACTATCGATTGCTAAGCTACAAACACTCAATGTGCTTGTATATCCAGAAATCGTTGGTTTATTTGATATTTATACCTGCCATATTAGACCGCTGCTTGACAGCAAGACTATCGAACTTGAGCAAAGTAATGCTTGCTCGAAACTTACCCGCTTTATAAAAGAGGATAAAAAGTGGTTCTTGCTGAACAACTTTGAGCTATTTCATATAGTAAAAAGCCCTTATATTGATTTTGATGTATTAAGACAAGAAGTGGCTGTGAAATATACCTCAAAGAGTCAGTTTGATTTTGGCATCAGTTTTTACGAGCTTATTGACCTCATTGCTCAACATAATAAAAAGATAGATATTAAGCTCGTTTATACGCAGCTAAATGAGCTCTTGAATCAAGAAATAAACCAAAAACTATTTGGCAAAACTATTTTTGCTATTACTACATTTTGTCGGCTTATAAAAATAAATGAGCAGACTTATCATAAACGTCGTCCTACTGGAGTATTGTGATGGCTCAAGATAATGACACCTCACCCAATGAGGAACAATGGCTGTCTGCAAAGACCATTGATTATTTAAAAAGTGAGGAAGCGTTTGTTTACCCAGAAGCTATTATAGATGCTATCTCCACCATCATTATCGCAGTACATGACAGTTATAAACCCTCTAATAATTCTATTGAACCTTTATTAGAGATGACTGTACTAATACTACAAGATGAGCCTATTGCCTCTAAGTATATGCAAATCAGTCGTACTCATTTAGCAGAAAAACCACTGATGATGCAGCTGTTTATCCTAATGCAGAATATTGTCACCAAACAACAATTAGGCCACTCATTGCAACACCTAGTTTGGTTAGCAATAGCAATGCACACTGCAGCTTTACTTATCATTCAAGATAAGAAAACTCATACCAATAATATACTGATGCAGTTTAAGATGGCACAATTCTCAGCATCTTCTAGGCGCAAATGGCTTTGGAACGCACTTCCTGACATCTTCCACACTGAGATGAGTATAGAGCGTATATTATCGGTATTTAATAGTCTATTAGATCAGCAAAAAAGCGAACTTGTAGCACTAATCAATGGCCAAGCTACTCATACAGAGAAAGTAAAAAAAGACAAGTCTGACATAAAAGCCAAGCTGAGCCAGATAGATAAAATAACGACTGCCTACCAACACGCACACGACTTGCATGCACCAAAACCTGAACGCAAGAAGCCACCAAAAAATAACAGCATTAAACCCATAAACCTATCCGATGATAAACCAATATATCCTCTCGATTATGAAGCTACAAACTCTAACTGGAATAGTGAGCCTGATAAAGACAATTGGAACACCACACCTGATGATGTCGAACACAGCTCTACCACCATAGACCTAGCATTTCTGGAAGCTAATACCGAAACCTATGAAGGGTTAATGACGAGCTTTGAAGAGTACATCGATCACAATGAATTGCCCTATATCAGCTACGACAACTATCCAAACCCTCTAGTTAGAAACTCTATACCGCTGCAAACTATCGACTTATCGCTGCAGCAAAACTATATGTCCCAGCGTAATCTCGCGCTCAACTCTAACACACGCTTACTTTCCGTTGCTGGTTATCAAACCCTATTTGCAGCACTACACCAAGATGCTAAATCTTTACCAGAGTCAGATAATAATAAAACCTGCGCTGGCATTTTATTGCTATCAATGCTTACTGGCCTTCCAGTTAAGTCCTTAATAATACCAGGCTATATCGGTCATCCTAGTATTTTTAGCATCCATGACAAAAGAGCTTATATTAAACATAGCCTTGGTATTACTAAACGATCTGTTAGCCAAACGTTAACAAAGGAAGATTACGAAAATCATTCTGACACTATTAAAATTCCACTGCCATTATGGCTAATTGATAACCTGCTGGCTTGTCAGTTGCCTATAAAAGAAGAGTTTACGACTTACCTTGCCAACTTGCGTAATAGCCTTGGACTGCCCTATCTTTCGGTCAATCGAATAGAAACAGTATTACATGTTGTACTCTCTCGCTATACGCCAGATTGTCATGCACATATTGCCGATATCATTTGCCGCACGCCAGCGCCCCATGCTCCAGCGATGTACTATAGCAGCCATACTAGTGAAGGGATCATCGCTCACTATAAGTCGGCGCTAAGTGTACTCAGCAATATAAGTAGTTTTGACTTAGCTTATATCACCCCTTGGCATAAATACACCATAGGCTCTGGGTTTGCACTCAAGCTCGAAACCGTTCGTAACATCATAGATGAGATAAAAACTTGGGTAGATCAAAGTACAAATTATGATGAGCACTTTAATAGAACCAGTATTTTTATATGGTTTATCTTTTGCCTTTTAACGGGCGTGCGACCGAACAACGGTCTTGGCAAGATGTACGATATCGATCTTGATATGGGGTGGCTAGAGATCAACGATAAGCCCGTTAAGAAAGTAAAAAGTGATCGTCTGATACCACTATGCCTCACCCTTGTACGCCATTTGACAAAATATAGAGACTATATAATTGACTATCAGGCTAAGCATCAATTGAAGCATGACATCAGCACTACCATTGATGATATTCGCTTAGGTAACGATGAAGCGTTATTGAAAATTTTGTCTGCAAGTGTAAGTAACCTAAAAGATATTAAGCGCGGTGACACCTATAATTTTACCAAAAACGTTATTGATGCCAACCCTTACTGGACTCGTCACTTTGTGCGTACTCAGCTTGAGAAACGTAGTGTTCAGCTGCCACTCATCAACACTATTATTGGTCATGAAAAATCTCGTCAAGAGGTATTAGGACGTTTCTCATCGAGCAGTAAAAGAGATATAAGACGTGTAGCACCTGTATTTGAGCAGATCGCTGAACAGTTAGGGTTAAACCTTATAGAGATAAACAACTATTCTAAGATAAGCCATATTGAAAGAATATATGCGGGAGTAGACCATGTTGATAGATAATATTCACCTGCCCAAAATCATCGATGGCTTGGCAAATTTTGATGGCAGAAAAAGACGCTACGTGCCTTATCCTTCTGAACTCAAAGACGATAGCCCTAAAAAATACGACATACAGCTACTGGCCGATCTACAGACTGAGTGGGATTTCCTGCAAAGAACTCATCCTGGTAATATTAGGTTCACCAAATCTTTTGACAAATATTACGAACAAGTACTTTGGCCAAGTAATCGCACCTTTTTAGTTATACCGAGCCCTGTAAGTTTTGCTGATGAGTTATGGTTATTACAGAGTCAAGAACTAGACCAATTTCAGCGTGACTTTAATAATAAGCTAAAACCCTTGTCTAACGAAGGGTTCGATAAGTTTCAAGTTGTTGTTCAAGACAAAATTTCTAAAGCCTATAAAACAACCAAAAAATTAACACAAGCATGGCAGACTGTTAGTCAATTTATTGATTATCAAAATCAACATTACATGCTTGCAAAACACTATTACCCTAAGGTAGTCGCGCCGCAGCCCACAAAGTTCAATCCATTGATTATTAATAACGACTGGGTCAAAAATGGCAAGTCACTGGTCAAGATTATTCGTGTCGCACAAACACACTGGAATCAAACAGCTAATTATAGCCAAGATCAGATTTTAGGCTGGCTGATATTTTCAGGGATTGTGTATGGTGGTATTAATGAAATACAGATGCTCCAAGGGTGGCTTACCTCATTGCTCGCCAAAAAACATCAGCCATTCATCAAAGAAAGGATAATAATCTCACCGTGCTTTGTGCAAAAGGGCTTTGGTAATGAACGAGAAGAAGAAAGTGACAAGCTTTATAACACCAAGCAAATCGTCGTAGATGTAGTCAGTCAGTGTTGGCTGATGCGTTACCATAAAAACAGCAGTCAAACAGATATCAATCATATCATTGACAAGCTGTCAGCAGATAAGATTGAGCTATACTTGACCACTGTTTTATCTGACCTAATCAAGCCTTTAAATATTAAACCCCTCTCCTTTTCAAAATTTTTATATTACGCAAGCTACCACTGGGAGATGCTCGATGGCGCTGATATTGATCATGCTTCAGTTGGTATACTTCGAGGTATGCATAACACTGCTGGACTGAGCACGCAGGATTTTGATAATTTTTTGAACCAAAAATATCAACATAAAGTTGAGCACTATAATCTAGAACATATTTTAGCGCTATCTATCAGTAAAAGCTCTATTGCTCAAAAAGATACGACCAACATTTCTACCAAAAAAATAGAGGTTAGAAAGTCTGATTTGATTATGAGTCTCACTAAAGACTTTAAAATAGATAAAAAATATGCAAAGAAAAAATCCAATAGCAATCCGTACACAATTATCGAAAGAGTACAAAAACGCTATAAGCAATATGATGACTTAAGTGAAAAGATTTTATTAGATTGGGTGCTCAGTTTACTCAATCGAAAAGAGTCAAAATCACTTAGTAATGAGTCTATTTTGAAATATATTAGAACCATAGGCTATGAGTGGTTGTATTTCACAACAGCGCAACCGCTTGATATTTGGTCAGAGGAAGAGTTTGAGGAACTTTATGAAGATATTTTAGAGTACAAAGCTGTCGTACGGAACAATACTGACATTGGATACTCTGCCAATTTATTGAAGAGTATGCACAACTTTGCTAAGAGCAAATACAATTTACCCTCCGTGAACTTTCAACAGTCGAAAAACGGTCGGCGTGTACGTGCCGAGCTGATATCACCGCAAGCGTACCAAACCATTATCACGCAAATACTGAGTTCTGTAGATATACTAGAGCGGGAGATATTCGCACTTTTATTTATCTTAGTCTATCGTACTGGCATGCGCAAAAAAGAGCTGTTGGGACTTAAGTATAATGACATCGAAGGCTTAAAAACAGCTGTACCATCAGTGATAATCAGGCCCAATAGCTATCGTCCAACCAAGACTCAAAGTAGTATTCGCCGCGTTCCCTTATTTGCCTTCCTCAAACCTAATGAACTGAATTTTTTTATTAACTTTGTGCAGAGTAATATTGGCGACAGTTCAAACAAATTTATCTTTACCTTATCATCGGATCAGCGCCCTATTGATGACCATGTTCCGTTGCAGTTACTCAAACGAGTTTTAAAAGACATATCGGTAGATGATAATGTCGCAACGCATACCTTTCATGGTTTTAGGCATACGGCAGTGAGTAACCTATCTTTAGCGCTATTAGGTCATCCAGATCTCGTAAAAGCCCTCACCGATTATGACGAAAAAGACATATTGCGTATAAAAAAAGGCCTACTTGGGGAGCATATAAATGCACAAGATCGTTGGTACGCTCTATCGGGTATTATGGGGCACTTATCGCCTGAGCGTAGCTTTGAGTATTACAATCACTTTGCTACTTTGATGGCTACTTATGCGTTGAGTGTTGTTGACATCGGACTACCCAAGCAAACACTGTGCAACATTACCGAATTCCCTCCTAGAAGGATTGAGGATAATGCTGACATTACTGCTAATGGCATAGTCAGCATACCTAGCATGCGTACACTTTTATTTAAAAATATTATAGAAGGCAAACGCAAGTCACCGAAATTCACGATCGAGAACTGTGATAAGCGATTTCTCTTGAGTACAAATACGCCAGCCACTGATGAACTGTTTGGTCGTTATGGTCTAAACCGAGTACAGCTGCTACTACAGACCTATGATAAAGAGATGCCTTTAAGTAAAGCAGCCCAGTTAGCAAATATTTCTATTCATGATGCAAACATTTTAATAGAACGTGCGAGCGAGGTTGCCGCTATCACTACCAAACGCGGCAAACCTCGCTTTGTAAAGCTATCCGATTCAAATAATTCCGTACTGAGTCCACTGAACATTCAATACCAAAGTGATTTAAGATTACTATCGCTTTTGTTAAGTAATGCCTACCGTCTACGAGAAAAGTCAGGGGCTGACTGGACTTGGTTTATTGAGATATGTAGTCAAAAACTGTCTAGTAGCAGAGCATACCTACCATTTAGAAAAGGAGATGAGAAAGAGTTGCAACGTTTCATTGATATTGCTAAGAAACTGCTGCCTCTGAAACGTTGGCTAATGAGTAGCAACGAAGCCTTGTTGATGAAAAATATGTCACCTAACGATTATCAAGATATTAAGCAGCAATCTAACGACTCGATAGAAGCTATTCATATTGGTATTGCTAGCCGAGATCCTAGAGATCAAACCAACAAATGGCAGTATTCGCCCCTACTACGGTTTTTTGTGCATATGATGCTAATTACTGATGAGAGGCTAGTTATTAATGATAGTCAGACACAATCATTATTGAATAAGCGCACTCAATGCTTTACAAAAATTGACTAAAACCCTATATCCTGACACCTATTATTTTTTATCATCACCGCAATGACCTTATATCAGAGTTATTCAAAACGATAACGAAACCATTCCATCCATCATCGTCTCCACACCTCCTTTAATGATCTATGCGGTCAAATCCGTAGACATTAACTTGGCAGATTTTAGTTATCCCACCTAATATAATAATAAAAAAAACGCTACCCGATAATTAATCAGATAACGCTTTCCTTATTACTTGTCTAAACTATGTTAAACACTAACGCTCACCCAAGCCTTCAGAAAAGGTTTTGGTTAATGGCTTAGTCAGATAGGACAGCACTGAACGCTGTTGCGCTTTGATATCGACTGAAGCAGTCATACCAGGTCTAATGATAATTTCATCGCGACGCGCAGCAAACTCAGCACCGGTAATTTTTATTTGTACGCGATAATATGGCTCCTCTCCTTTGGGTGTTTGCTCAATCAAAGTATCTGGACTGATATAGGTCACCTTACCCGTCATAGCACCAAAGATAGAGTAATCATAAGCATCAAGCTTAACGCTAGCGACTTGATTCTCTTTGACATAAGCGATATCCACTGGACTAACTTTAGCTTCGACGATCAGGTCGCTACTGGTGGGCAATATCTCCATAATAACCTCACCAGGTTTCACAACGCCGCCAATAGTGGTAATTAAGATATTATTTACCTTGCCCTCAGTTGGAGCAAATAGCTTGGTCTCTTCCAATACTTGTGAATGATCACGCAGCTGCTCAAGCTCAGTATCCAGCTCTTCTTGTGCTTTGGTCATTTCCGATTGTGCTTCTTCAAAGTACTTGTTTCGCTTATTGGTAATTTGTGCTTGGATCTCAGCAACTTGTCGGCGCAGTTTAATCACGTCAGCTTGGCTGACATCACCATATTCTAACAGTGGTTCATTCATACTGAGCTCTTGCTGAGCCAGTACCATCATATTCTGTAGCGAGCTGACATCTTGATCAATGGCTTGCCGACGGCGGTTATATAGTTGGGTTTGGTTTTCTACGTATTCGCTATAGTTTTTGATTCCATCTGGAAACTTAAGCGGCTTTTCAAATATTTCTGCTTCAAGGCGAGATAACTTGGCTCTTAGCGCGGCGATCTTCGAACTTGAATTAGCGAATGCCGCTTGCGCCCGCTCTTCTTCTAGTGTGACAACCAGTTGTCCCTTAGTGACATCCTCTCCTTCTCGCACTAATATTTCAGTCAATACACCACCCTCAACTGCTTGAATATCCTGCGTTCTAGCACTGGCGATAACCGTTGCTGTGGCACGGGTTACTTGATCAATTTGAGCAAAATAGGCCCAAACTACCAAGACGATTACCCCTATAAGTGCACCCCAAATAATAATACGGGTACGCCCAACTTTAGGATCATGAGACTTATGCTGATAGTTATTCATTATCTTGTCCTACATCATCTGGGTTATTGCGAACATCGGTGGCTAGCGAGGTATTAGAGGTATTGCTAATGACTTTAACTTTAGACTTACTCACCTTAATTGAGGTTTTATTTTTATTTTCTTGATCATCATTACCTTTTAGTTGTTTAAGCACTTGCTCTTTTGGTCCATCCATCACTATTTTCTGATTGTCCATGATAATAATACGATCGACCAATTGTAATAACGGCATCTTGTGAGTAGCTACAATGAGAGTCGAGCCTTGTCCAAACTCTTTACTAAGCACATTGATACATTGCAACTCTTGACGGTTGTCCATCGATGCCGTCGGCTCATCCATCAATAAAATCGTTGGCTTGGTCAGCAGTAAGCGAGTGAAAGCGACCAGTTGTTTTTGACCACCAGATAGCCCTTTACCACCCTCACTAATAGGTAGATCCAAACCACTGGAGTGGCTAGCCACCAGCTTAATCAACCCCGTCTTTATTAGAGCGTCACGCATCACATCATCACTTGGCGCAGGTAGCCCAATCAATAGGTTTTCTCTTAGCGTGCCCTCAAACAGACGATGGTCTTGTTGTAAGTAGCCGATCTGTTCACTAAGAGACTCGCGGCTAATCTGTTGAATATCCAGTCCATCTAGCAGTATTCGACCCTGCGTTGGGGCATATAACCCTGACAGTACTTTTAATAACGTCGACTTACCTGAACCAATAGCGCCCAAAATTGCAATACGCTCGCCCGCTGTGATATATAGTTTATTAATGGCTAATGCTGGCTGCTCATTGTCTTGGTAATTAAAAGTCACTTTTTCTAAGTCAAAACTACCAGCAATATGACTGGGCGACAAGGGATGCGCCACGCCATGATTGTCTTGTTGTAATGAAAAAAGCTGTTCGATATTCAGTTTTGCAGCTTTCGCATGTGAATGCTGTACCAGTAAATTGGGGATACTCATGACAGGTGCTAAGATACGCCCTCCTAAAATAGAACAGGCAATCAACCCGCCCATAGTCATATCACCTGACATCACTACGAACGATCCAACAATAACAATGCCGACATAGCTTGTCTGCTGAACCATCTGTGACAGATAGCTTAAGTTGTCATTGGCATGCTTCATATCCAAATCATTTTTGGTCGTAATATTCATTACATCAAGCCAACGGGATAAAAACTTCCAATTACCCGAACCAGCCTTAATGGTTTCAATACCCTCGACTGTTTCAACCAAAATACCAGTTTTACGATAAGAGGCTGAGGCACCAACGGCCGCGATACTATCAATTTTTTTGCGTGCAGCAAACCCCAATGCAATAGCAATAATCGCCGCTACAATAGGTACTAAAGCCACTAAAGGATTACCAATAACGATGATCAAGGCTACAAAAATGATTGCCATCGGAATATCGACCAATCCAAACAAAGTACTCGCTGTATAAAAACCACGAACTTGCTCGTAACCCCGGAGCTGCGCGGCCATTGAACCCACCGACCCTGGCATTTGGTCAATCCGAACACTCAGAAGCCGCTGAAATACTTCTCGAGACAAGTGTTGATCAAGGTTGACCACTACTTTATCCATAATCTTTGAGCG
This region of Psychrobacter sp. JCM 18902 genomic DNA includes:
- a CDS encoding SEL1-like repeat protein, translated to MFIKMLEDKKMSLFQTFIQKIGIVVLVLGISGSVLAADFKSIQASAESGDVNAQLELAERYEALEKSNRKVVNFEPQELYYEGKAVDENAKEALSWYLKAANQGNAVAQAKVGGIYHDGRYVKLDYSKAFEWYQKAIKENVAEAQFGLGLIYAYGNEVPKDPEKSQYWLTKAAEQNYVPALFNLAYEYHGHYDDHESQIKALELFKKMANGDDPNDEYVVRSQYALGSMYYDGYGTEEDYHKSAYWYQKAAEHGLTSAQTELARMYSRGEGVDQSHDESIKWYKKAANQGSLLAQTGLAMMYYDGEDVAQDYTQAFKWLNKIVESGKDDYSIQLMLASLYLNGDGVTQNDAEATKWYAKACQNGNRYGCIQYRELTQ
- a CDS encoding site-specific integrase is translated as MAQDNDTSPNEEQWLSAKTIDYLKSEEAFVYPEAIIDAISTIIIAVHDSYKPSNNSIEPLLEMTVLILQDEPIASKYMQISRTHLAEKPLMMQLFILMQNIVTKQQLGHSLQHLVWLAIAMHTAALLIIQDKKTHTNNILMQFKMAQFSASSRRKWLWNALPDIFHTEMSIERILSVFNSLLDQQKSELVALINGQATHTEKVKKDKSDIKAKLSQIDKITTAYQHAHDLHAPKPERKKPPKNNSIKPINLSDDKPIYPLDYEATNSNWNSEPDKDNWNTTPDDVEHSSTTIDLAFLEANTETYEGLMTSFEEYIDHNELPYISYDNYPNPLVRNSIPLQTIDLSLQQNYMSQRNLALNSNTRLLSVAGYQTLFAALHQDAKSLPESDNNKTCAGILLLSMLTGLPVKSLIIPGYIGHPSIFSIHDKRAYIKHSLGITKRSVSQTLTKEDYENHSDTIKIPLPLWLIDNLLACQLPIKEEFTTYLANLRNSLGLPYLSVNRIETVLHVVLSRYTPDCHAHIADIICRTPAPHAPAMYYSSHTSEGIIAHYKSALSVLSNISSFDLAYITPWHKYTIGSGFALKLETVRNIIDEIKTWVDQSTNYDEHFNRTSIFIWFIFCLLTGVRPNNGLGKMYDIDLDMGWLEINDKPVKKVKSDRLIPLCLTLVRHLTKYRDYIIDYQAKHQLKHDISTTIDDIRLGNDEALLKILSASVSNLKDIKRGDTYNFTKNVIDANPYWTRHFVRTQLEKRSVQLPLINTIIGHEKSRQEVLGRFSSSSKRDIRRVAPVFEQIAEQLGLNLIEINNYSKISHIERIYAGVDHVDR
- a CDS encoding tyrosine-type recombinase/integrase; its protein translation is MLIDNIHLPKIIDGLANFDGRKRRYVPYPSELKDDSPKKYDIQLLADLQTEWDFLQRTHPGNIRFTKSFDKYYEQVLWPSNRTFLVIPSPVSFADELWLLQSQELDQFQRDFNNKLKPLSNEGFDKFQVVVQDKISKAYKTTKKLTQAWQTVSQFIDYQNQHYMLAKHYYPKVVAPQPTKFNPLIINNDWVKNGKSLVKIIRVAQTHWNQTANYSQDQILGWLIFSGIVYGGINEIQMLQGWLTSLLAKKHQPFIKERIIISPCFVQKGFGNEREEESDKLYNTKQIVVDVVSQCWLMRYHKNSSQTDINHIIDKLSADKIELYLTTVLSDLIKPLNIKPLSFSKFLYYASYHWEMLDGADIDHASVGILRGMHNTAGLSTQDFDNFLNQKYQHKVEHYNLEHILALSISKSSIAQKDTTNISTKKIEVRKSDLIMSLTKDFKIDKKYAKKKSNSNPYTIIERVQKRYKQYDDLSEKILLDWVLSLLNRKESKSLSNESILKYIRTIGYEWLYFTTAQPLDIWSEEEFEELYEDILEYKAVVRNNTDIGYSANLLKSMHNFAKSKYNLPSVNFQQSKNGRRVRAELISPQAYQTIITQILSSVDILEREIFALLFILVYRTGMRKKELLGLKYNDIEGLKTAVPSVIIRPNSYRPTKTQSSIRRVPLFAFLKPNELNFFINFVQSNIGDSSNKFIFTLSSDQRPIDDHVPLQLLKRVLKDISVDDNVATHTFHGFRHTAVSNLSLALLGHPDLVKALTDYDEKDILRIKKGLLGEHINAQDRWYALSGIMGHLSPERSFEYYNHFATLMATYALSVVDIGLPKQTLCNITEFPPRRIEDNADITANGIVSIPSMRTLLFKNIIEGKRKSPKFTIENCDKRFLLSTNTPATDELFGRYGLNRVQLLLQTYDKEMPLSKAAQLANISIHDANILIERASEVAAITTKRGKPRFVKLSDSNNSVLSPLNIQYQSDLRLLSLLLSNAYRLREKSGADWTWFIEICSQKLSSSRAYLPFRKGDEKELQRFIDIAKKLLPLKRWLMSSNEALLMKNMSPNDYQDIKQQSNDSIEAIHIGIASRDPRDQTNKWQYSPLLRFFVHMMLITDERLVINDSQTQSLLNKRTQCFTKID
- a CDS encoding HlyD family efflux transporter periplasmic adaptor subunit, whose translation is MNNYQHKSHDPKVGRTRIIIWGALIGVIVLVVWAYFAQIDQVTRATATVIASARTQDIQAVEGGVLTEILVREGEDVTKGQLVVTLEEERAQAAFANSSSKIAALRAKLSRLEAEIFEKPLKFPDGIKNYSEYVENQTQLYNRRRQAIDQDVSSLQNMMVLAQQELSMNEPLLEYGDVSQADVIKLRRQVAEIQAQITNKRNKYFEEAQSEMTKAQEELDTELEQLRDHSQVLEETKLFAPTEGKVNNILITTIGGVVKPGEVIMEILPTSSDLIVEAKVSPVDIAYVKENQVASVKLDAYDYSIFGAMTGKVTYISPDTLIEQTPKGEEPYYRVQIKITGAEFAARRDEIIIRPGMTASVDIKAQQRSVLSYLTKPLTKTFSEGLGER